Below is a genomic region from Paludicola sp. MB14-C6.
AAGAGCAACTGTAAGTCACAAATAATCAGTATAAAAAAGGTGCGAATGAGCACCTTTTTTTTATGCCCTCATATGATGTATTGTATTTAAAATATGAAAGATTATGATAGGAGGGTACTTCGTGGAACAATTTGTGAGTATATTATATAATCGAGAAAAAGCAGTTAACTATGCTAATACTTGGGCATACTTAAGAAATCCAAACTATTATGACTTTTCAAAAATAGGCGGAGACTGTACAAATTATGCATCTCAATGTGTTTTTGCAGGTTGTGATGTTATGAATTATAAAGCAATCTATGGTTGGTATTATATGAATTCAAATAATCGTGCACCTGCATGGACTTCAGTGAAGTTTTTTTATCGTTTTATGACGACTAATAAAGCGGAAGGTCCTTATGGGTATGAGTGTGATATATCTGAAGTTGTGCCTGGAGACTTAGTTCAAATACGTTTTCAAGGCAGCTACGAGTTTGACCATACTCCTATCATTACAGACATAAAAGGAAATCGTAATATTGATAACATTTATGTAGCTGCACATTCAATTGATTGTAATAATCGTACGTTGTCTAGCTATGAAAATGTGGGCGAATTTCGATATATTCATATTGAAGGAGCAAGAAATTCAAAATATAAATAATTTTATACAAGTTAGAGGTTTTAATTAACAATATTTGCTAGAATATTAAGCTGTCCATTTGTCAATACTCATTATTAAGTTAAGTTGTAAAAATATATTTAACTTTACTTAATTTGAGTAG
It encodes:
- a CDS encoding amidase domain-containing protein, with translation MEQFVSILYNREKAVNYANTWAYLRNPNYYDFSKIGGDCTNYASQCVFAGCDVMNYKAIYGWYYMNSNNRAPAWTSVKFFYRFMTTNKAEGPYGYECDISEVVPGDLVQIRFQGSYEFDHTPIITDIKGNRNIDNIYVAAHSIDCNNRTLSSYENVGEFRYIHIEGARNSKYK